The stretch of DNA GCGTCGCCAAAGTCGACGACGGAGAGGCGCCCGCCCGATTCGGCTTCCCAGACAGGCAGCTTCTCGGCAAGGTCGGAAAGCTCCACGACTTCGACGATGCGGTCGCCGGCAACCGCCATTGCAAGCGGGCGAACCTCGTTGTCCAGCCCCGTGAACACTCGTTGGGACAAAAACACCTGGTCAACCATTACCATAACACTCACCTTCTTCCGATCAGCCGCAGCTTCGCGGCGCGCGTCATGCGTTTGACGGCAGCTTCGCGTCGCAAGGCCGCCGATTTGTCGGGGAGCTCTTCTGCATGCACGCACGAAACCGGACGCCGGCTGCGCGTGTACTTCGCCCCCTGCCCGCTGTTATGCTCCTGCACCCGCCGCTCGACGTCGGTCGTATAGCCGGTGTAGAGCGTGCCGTCGGCGCATTCGACCACATACACCCAATAGCTTCCCGCCGCGGATGATTCCGGTTCGGACTCGCCTTCGTCGCGCGCGCCCTTTCGCCCCTCCGTCACAGGCCCAGCTCCGCCAAGAAGCCGTTCCAGATGAACGCGCGCGAATTGGCGCGGACCCACGGATAGGGATCGTCGATCTTCGTGTACGTCGCCTGCAGCGAGAACCCTTCGTCCGACCCCTCCGGCGAAAACGCGATGTCGGTCAGGCAGCCGTTGTCGTCGTATTCGCATGCGGCCGTGAAAGGCTTTCCGTCAACGGTGAACTCGGCGTCGACCACCTTCCCCGAGTCGTCTTTCTTCGTCACAAAGCTGACGCTGCGCTGCGGCGTCTTGTACGTGCCCACCGCGCCCGTTTCCGCATCGTAGTCGAAAGAAACCTCCTGGCCTTCCTGGCCTTCCAGGTTGGTCGTGCTTTTCGCCGTGGCCAGATAGCCGTCTTCATAGGTGTAGGAGCGCGTCACATCGTAGCTGACGGCTTCGCCTTCTTCCTCGTAGCTCATGTGCGTGATCTCGGTAGCGGGAAGGCCGCCGGAGACGTCTTCGTATTCATAGGACGTCGTGCTGCTTTCGGGACCGTCCTCGCCGGTGTAGGTGAACGTCACGGTTTCCGGAAGCCCGTCGTCGTTGACGGTGTAGTCCCACACCGCCGAGCTGTCGTCCATGGAAGACGTCGACGCGCACTTGAGCGTGGCGCCCCGCTCGTCGAGATCGTAGGTGATGCTCGAAAGCTCTTCGCCGGTGTTCTCGACGACTTTGACGCCGGAAACCACGTAGACCGGGCTTTCGTCTTGCGCCTCGGGCGCAGCTGCAGAATCGCCACCTGACGCAGGGTCCACCTCGTCCTCGGCATCCTTCGACGCATCGTCGCTTGAGGCCGCTTCCTGCTCGGACGTTTGGGCGGGCTCGCTTTCGGGCGCGTCGCCGCTTGCAGCACAGCCGGAAAGCAACAAAGACGCAGCGAGCATGAGGCAAGCGAAGCAGGCGACCACGCGCAGGGCAGAGCGGGATGGGGAAAGAGACATGAGGCACCAATCTATCGACTCGGACATTGATGCCCATTGAAGCACATCGGCGGCGCGGGGACAAGAAGCGCCCAGGCTTTCGCGCCCAGATCGAAGCCGCGCCGGCAGCATGTGGCCTGACGGCCAAACGCCGCAGCACCTTCGCGGGACTACAGGATGCGGTAGCTGACTTCGCGATTGCCCCAGTCGTATTCAGTGTCGAAGCCGAGGGCCTTGTAGACGCCGGGCTGCAAGTCGAGCGAGACCGCTCCCCCGCCCATGCCGCCGCAGTCGTTGATGGTGGCGTACACCGTCGTGCCGTTGTAGGAGATTTCGACCGTCCGACCGTAATACGACGAATAGTTCGGCCATGCCATGGGAACGGCCACGCCCATGGACGTGTCGGTCACCACGCCGCCGCCCGCCGTATTCGCCCCGTTGGTGATGCCCGAACCGCCGTAGGCCGTAGCCCAGCCGGTATACCAGCCGCTCGACGCGTCCGCGCTGCCGCCCGACGCGTCCGCGCTTGCCCCTTCCTCGACGCCGGCGTCGGACGAGACGTCGTCGGACGCCTGCTGTTCGGCGGCAGCTTCTGGCGCCTCCTGCGCCGCATCCTCCGCCGCGTCGGCCGGCTGCGCCTCGAAAGGCTGCTCCGGAGCGGGCGGCTGCGCCTCTTCGGCGGCCTGGGCCTGCGCTTCTATCGCGAGCGCCTGCTGCCGCAGCGCTTCGAGCCGCTGCGCCTCGGCCTGCGCCTGGGCATCCGCAAGCGCCGCTTCGGCGTTCGCGACGACCGTCTGCGCTTCGTCGCGCATGTCCTGCAGACGCTCAAGCGCCGCCATCTCTTCGTCCTTCTTTTCGTTCAGCGAAGACGCGATCTGCTCGAAGTCGGCCACGCGCTTTTGCTGGGCGGCCACCTCGTCGTTTTGGCAGCGTATCACCGCGTCGAGGTATTCCAAGTTCTTCACCAGGTCAGACAAGTTTTCCGACCCGAACAGCACATCGAGGAACAGCGATGCCGGAGAAGTGCGGTAGGCGAAAGCCGCCGTCGAGG from Xiamenia xianingshaonis encodes:
- a CDS encoding GIY-YIG nuclease family protein, with product MTEGRKGARDEGESEPESSAAGSYWVYVVECADGTLYTGYTTDVERRVQEHNSGQGAKYTRSRRPVSCVHAEELPDKSAALRREAAVKRMTRAAKLRLIGRR
- a CDS encoding coiled-coil domain-containing protein, which codes for MALSSTKHRVTALIVGCSLAVGMAFVRPAGALADPVDDAQVLLNAAEAQMSHISADYDETRAAIDELQAEIAEASSATLDAQQAVIDGRADLASTAAFAYRTSPASLFLDVLFGSENLSDLVKNLEYLDAVIRCQNDEVAAQQKRVADFEQIASSLNEKKDEEMAALERLQDMRDEAQTVVANAEAALADAQAQAEAQRLEALRQQALAIEAQAQAAEEAQPPAPEQPFEAQPADAAEDAAQEAPEAAAEQQASDDVSSDAGVEEGASADASGGSADASSGWYTGWATAYGGSGITNGANTAGGGVVTDTSMGVAVPMAWPNYSSYYGRTVEISYNGTTVYATINDCGGMGGGAVSLDLQPGVYKALGFDTEYDWGNREVSYRIL